AATAGACACGCAAAGCAAATTGACAAGTCCACGAAACCGCCTCATCTCGTGGTCGTTCATCATAACCCCTAACCTCACGGGCCGAGCGGTGGCGAACTTCCGCCATCGCTGCGCCATATAGTCATATGCCCAGAAGAATCAACAAACTTTTCCGTAATGGTGTTCTTAATAGGGCAGGCACCGACATTAAGTGTCTGTTCAATCTGGCTCGCACATTGCCTGAACAACATCCTATCTCTCTCTGTCGGGATTGGGATACATGTTCCATTCCTATCTTGTTCTTGCGAAAAATTATCAGCGCGGATAGTACTTCCGGGCACCGCCTGATCGGTTATGGAAGTAGAGGGGCCAACAAAGCATCGGTCGGTTTTCCAAGGTATACTTATAGTTTCGGTAAAAGTCAGGCCATAAAATGAGACATTATGGGGATTTGTAAACTGGATGTTAAAGCGAGCGCGGCCCCCCCATGCACATCTTATGCTCGAATCCGCGTCGTAAGTTGAAACTGTCGCTTTAGGTACAAGGATTGGGACCTCAACCGCAGCGTCCGCATGCGGGATTCTTTGCCTCCCTCCATCGAGCCACCCTTGTACCCAGTCCTTATCCCAACATTGGTCAAGTGTGGATTGCACTTCTACGGTCTCGGTACCTTTCCCAGTCTGTTCACACTCAGTGCGCAACGCAAATTGGTTCCACTTCAGGGCCCCCCGAGCACTTTGAAAAAAGACCCTGTTCGTATAGTTGTGGTTCACCTTTGCGCAGAGGAAGCCAGTGCTCCCATAGGCCACCCCGTCTGCAGCACCCAATCCGGTCACGACTCCGATGGTGTTTTGGGTAATCTTCCACACCCCCGTTAGCGTCAGTTCAGGCTCATAAGTAAAATACTTAGAATCGACGGTCGTAGCCGTATTGCCGGCAGAATCCGTCACCCAAATCGTAGCGAGGTATGTCCCTTGTTCCATAAGTTCCGACGGGACAGGGGGGCAAGTCCATGTGACCGATTTGCTGCTGCCATGCCAGCACTCTACCTTTTCCAAATAATTTATGGGGTCCGTCTGAAAGCTCGTCCCGTTCCAATAAAACCTGGGATTTGAGCCGTACTCAAATGTCTCTGTCACTTTCACCAAATTCGGAGCAGGGTCGGGATCATCTACGCTTGCAGTCCCCGATAGAACAAAACCATCGGGGAAACGTGTAAAATCCCCGCCCTGCTGATCGATTGTAATTGTGACACTGGACCTTGCGGCAGACGGGAATACTAGGCCGCCAGACAGGATAAGCACAAGCATCACCAGGCTTTGGAGAATCCCTGGCTCGAAGGTTGGAATAACGGAAGGGCTCTGTGCCCCGCAAGGCAGAACTGTATCTATAGAAAACCTCGGCGAAGAGGTGCTCGGCGTTTTCAGATGAGCCCCATGCTCCCGACGGCGCATGATAGGGAACGACGATGGGATTGTAACACAGGTCAGTCTACTATTGTCAAGTGAATCAAATGACAGGAATTAAGTGTCTAAATTCTTACAAGCAGCAAGGCCGTCTGACCTTCCCGATGAGAAGGCCCTTTCGGAAGGTGGCTCAGCTATCGCAATCAGTTTATAACCATGCGGTGTGGTTCCGATTCTCCTCGTGCTGTAACGCTGCAGATCCCGACGCAGACGATTAATCATGACCTCAACCAAGTTGAGGTTCCCCTTCTCCACCCGCGCCTCTTGGAGAAGGTCCGCCCGGCAGACTGGTCCCTCGCTACGTAACAAGATGCATGGCAAAGCGAAGCGCCAAGCACCCAAGGAAGGAATTAATTGACCATCGCCGACCCCAAACCTTCTGGCTAAGGAGGTCGGCGGCGATTCGGCCTCGCCGCACAAGGTGCTGACCGTCGGGGACAAGTCTACCCCGGGCTTAAGCCGGTGCAGCCAACGCCTTATGAGCCCGCTCCACAAGAAGGTTCAGATCAAGGTCCCCCTTCTTGAAAACGGCGTGGCATTCAGGCTGACAGAGATTGCCTCCAAGACGTTCTCGATGAACGCCTCACCATTCATAAGGATAGCGGGAATACCCCGTTGCCTGCGGAGCCCTTATAGATAGTGATGCCATCAATATCAGGCAAACGGATCTCGAGCAGGATAAGGTCCTGCAGAGAGGCATTGCCCCGGGTCAGCCCTTCCGCGGCCGTGGCCGCGAGATATGCCTCGTAGCCGTCTCCCTGGAGGGTGCGGCAGACCACCCGGCCATATTCGAGGTCGTCATCGATGGCCAGGACGCGCCGGGTCGCGGGGATAGTGGAATCTGTCCAGCCTGAGCAGTCTGAGATTCCTTTCCGGCCTCGGCCAAGTGGTGCCCTCTGTGGTGCCCTCCGGCCATCCCAGGGCACCAAACGCCATCATACAGCCGGGACTTGCGATGTGCCATTCGCCGACGAGGAACCCAAATCGGCAAGGACGGTCAACGAAACGGGGCCCGCTTCGAAGCCACGTGCTCTATCCGTTGAACTACGGGCCCTGAGGCGTTGATTCTACAACAATAATCCACGGAACGGGGACAAAGCTCGCGGTGGGTCGGAGGGTGCTGACAAGTTGCAAAGCAGCTCAAAAACTCCTACAACCAAGTGCTCATGAAGACTGAAGGCCTGGGGCCGGTGCTCTCCCGATGCCTCGCGCTCGCTCTGGGGCTGCTGGCCGCGGTCCTGGCGCTGGACCTCGGCTTGTGGGTCATCGGCCGGGTCCATCTCTGGCGCTACGGGCGGGCCGAACGCCCGGTCGCGGGGCGGACCGTCATCCTCTGCGTCGGGGACTCCTTCACGGCCGGGACCGGCGCCCCGCCCGGTCAGGGCTACCCGGCCCAACTCGAGGCCCTGCTCAACCAAGGCTCCGGCGCCGCCTACCGCGTCGTCAACGCCAACCGCGGCGCCGCCAACACGGCCATCGCCAAGAGCATGTTCCTGAAGGCCGCCGACGAGTTCCAGCCCCGCATCGTGACCCTGATGATCGGCGCGGCGAACTATTGGAACTATACCGGCTTCCACCCGGCCGGCCGCCCGCCCCTGGCGCGCGCCCTGGTCGACACTCTGCGCAACTTGCGCGTGGTCAAGCTCGCCCGGCTGCTCTGGCACCCCTGGCAGCGCGGGTTGCCCAGCGCGGCCGGCGCCGCTTGGCCGCAGGGAGTCGGCCATTGCCAGAGGGCGACGCGGCCCGTGGACCTCCCCTCCCGGGTCAGCGCGCTTCTCGAGACCGGCCGCGTGGCCGCGGCGCGGCGGACGGTCCAGGACGCCCTGGCCGCAAGGCCCCGGGACGGGAGACTGCTCGCGTTCTTGGGGTTCGTGGACCTGGTCGCACAGGACCCGGCCCAGGCGCGGTCCCGCTTCGAGGCCGCCCTGCGCCTGGCTCCCGGGGACGGCTACGCGCAAGTGGGGCTCTGCGGCGCGGCGACGGAGGGTGGGGCTCCGACCTGCCAAAAGCTCGACCGCGTGCTCGCCGCGGCGCCGCCGGACCCGCTGCTCTACCGCATCGCCGGGCACATCGTGGACCGGACGGACCCCGCCTGCGCCATCGCCCTGCTCCAGAAGTCCCTGCGGCTCGACTCCTGCCAGGGCGGCAGCTGGCTGGCCTTGGGACGGTTGCTGCGCAATGCGGGACGGTCCGAGGAAAGCCTGGCCATGACGGCGGAGGCGCTCCGGCTCGACCCCGGCCTGAGCGACAGCCTGCCGGAAGGCGGGCCAGGCGACGGGAACGCCGCGCAGACGGCTCAGGCTCGGTTCAACGCCCTGCTCAACAGCGGCGGTTACGATGAGATCATCGAGCGGTGCACCGCCCGCGGCGCGTCCCAGCCCTCCTGGCAGGAGCTCTGCCTCGACGCGCCGGAGACCCTCCGGCGCGCCGGCGCGCCGGAGCGGCAAGTCCTGGAACTGGCCCGCAGGCTCTTGCGCCTGCGGCCTGCAGACCATCGCCCGCTTTTGGTCATGGGCGAGGAAGAACTGAACCCGGGACGGGCCCGCCAAGCCGAGGCATTTTTCGCCAGAGCCGCGGCGCTGCGTCCCCGGGACCCCAAGCTCATCTTCGAGATCGCGCTCAAGTTCCTTTACCACGACCAAGCGGAGAAGGCCCGGGAGTGGGCCGACCGCGGCCGGCGGCTGGCGCCGGAGG
This genomic stretch from Elusimicrobiota bacterium harbors:
- a CDS encoding GDSL-type esterase/lipase family protein — its product is MKTEGLGPVLSRCLALALGLLAAVLALDLGLWVIGRVHLWRYGRAERPVAGRTVILCVGDSFTAGTGAPPGQGYPAQLEALLNQGSGAAYRVVNANRGAANTAIAKSMFLKAADEFQPRIVTLMIGAANYWNYTGFHPAGRPPLARALVDTLRNLRVVKLARLLWHPWQRGLPSAAGAAWPQGVGHCQRATRPVDLPSRVSALLETGRVAAARRTVQDALAARPRDGRLLAFLGFVDLVAQDPAQARSRFEAALRLAPGDGYAQVGLCGAATEGGAPTCQKLDRVLAAAPPDPLLYRIAGHIVDRTDPACAIALLQKSLRLDSCQGGSWLALGRLLRNAGRSEESLAMTAEALRLDPGLSDSLPEGGPGDGNAAQTAQARFNALLNSGGYDEIIERCTARGASQPSWQELCLDAPETLRRAGAPERQVLELARRLLRLRPADHRPLLVMGEEELNPGRARQAEAFFARAAALRPRDPKLIFEIALKFLYHDQAEKAREWADRGRRLAPEVPDFDLLTLHSYRGRGTKSGDPAAAEPWARKFQEHARLGRRLAYWSELRGQSMDELLATPEGLAGGSRDEKSLPQRLDAWIRSDIRDIAAECHRRGIKLVIMNYPEGTGFTRYAGYAELAAAEGAAFVDVHQAFARLREQGVEAQYYSRDGHCNAAGYGIIARTLADGLKQAGLIP